CTCCACCAAGGCCCGCAGCTGAGCGAGTACGCTTCGCTGCACCCCCCACCAAAACGGTTCTGACAGGTCTTGACCTGCATCGAGGCGCTGGGCGATCGCCTCGGCGATCCAGCGCGCTCCGAGCTTGGCCCCCACTTCGCTGTGGGCGCTGCTGCCGCACCCGTCACACACCACCGCCACGGTGACCATCGGCTGGCGCAGGCTGTAGAAGGCGTCTTGGTTGTTCTTGCCGGTTCGCAGATGCTCCGTACCGATCACCGAGCCCGCCGCCATCTCAAACTGGTCTTCCATGGCCGTATTGTGTATCTTGTACACCAAGCATAGTGTCAAAAATACAATATGTCAATCTTGCCCAAAGATTCCTCACCCTACCGGCAGCACTCCCTCTGTTCTGAGCCATCCAGCGGTATCATCAACCCCGGGTCTGGGGGAGTTTTGACTTCCCCGCCGCCCCCTTGCGAGGCGCAGCCCTTACCCAGCGCTTTTTTGGTCGCCATGCCCTACACCTACGAGTACCCCCGCCCCGCCCTGACTGTGGACTGCGTGATCTTTGGCCTCGATGACCAGACCACCCTCAAGGTCATGCTGATTCGCCGCAGCTTGCCCCCGTTTCAGGGACAGTGGGCGCTGCCGGGTGGATTTGTGCATCTTCAGGAGTCCCTAGATGAGGCGGCCCAGCGAGAGCTGCAAGAGGAAACTGGGATGACCGATGTGTTTCTGGAGCAGCTCTACACCTTTGGGGCGCCGGGGCGGGACCCGCGCGATCGCGTTGTGTCGGTGGCCTACTACGCCCTGGTCAACCTGGCCGAGCATCCCGTGCAGGCCGCAACCGATGCCAGCGATGCCGCCTGGTTCCCCATGGATGCTCTGCCGCCCCTGGCCTTCGACCATGCCGAGATCGTCCAGCGGGCGATCGCCCGCCTCAAAGGCAAGGTGCGCTACGAGCCCATCGGCTTCGAGCTATTGCCCCAAAAGTTCACCCTCTCCCAGCTCCAGAAGCTCTACGAAACCATCCTGGGCCAGCTTTTGGACAAACGAAATTTCCGCAAAAAGATTCTTAAAATGGGTCTCCTCACCGAGCTAGATGAGACCCAGGCCAATGTGCCCCACCGGGCAGCGCGGCTCTACCAGTTTGATGAGCAGGCCTATCTAGCGCTCCGGGAGCGGGGCTTTAATTTCGAGATTTGATGGTTTCTGAGGCAGCGCGATCGCCCCACCAATACAGGCGATCGAGGAACAGCAGCAGCACGAAAATCAGCAGTTGCAGGCTCCAGGGCGAAAAGGCGAGGCCCAAGAAAAAGGACATC
This genomic stretch from Geitlerinema sp. PCC 7407 harbors:
- a CDS encoding NrtR DNA-binding winged helix domain-containing protein, with product MPYTYEYPRPALTVDCVIFGLDDQTTLKVMLIRRSLPPFQGQWALPGGFVHLQESLDEAAQRELQEETGMTDVFLEQLYTFGAPGRDPRDRVVSVAYYALVNLAEHPVQAATDASDAAWFPMDALPPLAFDHAEIVQRAIARLKGKVRYEPIGFELLPQKFTLSQLQKLYETILGQLLDKRNFRKKILKMGLLTELDETQANVPHRAARLYQFDEQAYLALRERGFNFEI